A stretch of DNA from Clostridium sp. JN-9:
AAATAATATTATTATAAACTGTTTTCCATGGAAGCAATCCATAATTCTGCTGAACTAATCCTATAATCTGTTTCCTTACGTCTATTTCACCATTTCCTAGTAGAACACTGCCCCTATAATCCTTTATAATGCCCGAAAGCACATGAAGCAATGTGGATTTGACGCAGCCTGAAGGGCCTATAAATACATAAATGTCCCCTTTTTTAATAGAGATATTTATGTTATTAAGTGCAGTAACCTCATTGTTCCTATCATTGTATTTAACTGTTAAATTTTTAATTTCAATCATTAAATCACTCTCTTTTTTATCCCCATCTTTTAAATAAATCATTGTCTATTTCAAGTTCATCCAGTATTCTTCCTACAATAAAATTAACAATGTCTTCAATGGATTCTGGCCTATTGTAAAATCCAGGCATTGCAGGAAGTATTGTTACCCCGGCTTTGCTTAAATTTAACATATTATTTAGATGTATTGTACTTAATGGTGTTTCCCTTGGTACAATAATTAACTTTCTTTTTTCTTTAATGCACACATCTGCAGCTCTGCAAAGTAAATTATTAGAAATACCATTGGATATCTCAGCTAGTGTTGCCATTGAGCATGGTACGATTACCATTGCCGATGTTTTAAATGATCCGCTTGCAATTGGTGAAAATAAATCTTCTATATTATGAAGCTTTAAATTTATATGGTCCTTTTTTAGTTCATTAACTATAGTTTCATAGTTTTTTTCCATCTCATATTCCATGACTTTTTTCCCATTTTCAGTGCATACC
This window harbors:
- a CDS encoding flavin prenyltransferase UbiX, whose translation is MRKIIVGVTGASGSIYGITLVKQLLKRQIEVHMVCTENGKKVMEYEMEKNYETIVNELKKDHINLKLHNIEDLFSPIASGSFKTSAMVIVPCSMATLAEISNGISNNLLCRAADVCIKEKRKLIIVPRETPLSTIHLNNMLNLSKAGVTILPAMPGFYNRPESIEDIVNFIVGRILDELEIDNDLFKRWG